One region of Cinclus cinclus chromosome 1, bCinCin1.1, whole genome shotgun sequence genomic DNA includes:
- the SP8 gene encoding transcription factor Sp8, translated as MATSLLGEEPRVGSTPLAMLAATCNKIGSPSPSPSALSDSTSSFGKGFHPWKRSSSSASAGSCGAVGSGLPGFGVAGAARNGSSAAAAAAAAAAAALVSDSFSCGGSPGSSAFSLTSSSAAAASSPFANDYSVFQAPGSAGGGGGGGGGGGGAAGQEAAAHQPVFISKVHTSVEGLQGIYPRVGMAHPYESWFKPSHPGLGAGEVGSAGASSWWDVGAGWIDVQSPNGAAALPGSLHPAAGGLQTSLHSPLGGYNSDYSGLGHSAFSSGASSHLLSPAGQHLMDGFKPVLPGSYPDSAPSPLAGAGGSMLGGGPAAPLAASPRSSARRYSGRATCDCPNCQEAERLGPAGASLRRKGLHSCHIPGCGKVYGKTSHLKAHLRWHTGERPFVCNWLFCGKRFTRSDELQRHLRTHTGEKRFACPVCNKRFMRSDHLSKHVKTHSGPGGTGGPGGGGPGGGPGPGGKKGSDTDSEHSAAGSPPCHSPELLPPPEPGHRNGLE; from the exons ATGGCAACTTCACTTCTAGGG GAGGAACCGCGGGTAGGCTCCACGCCGCTGGCCATGCTCGCCGCGACCTGCAACAAGAtcggcagccccagcccctcgcCGTCCGCCCTTTCGGACAGCACGTCCTCCTTCGGCAAAGGCTTCCACCCCTGGAAAcgctcctcctcctcagcttCGGCCGGCAGCTGCGGCGCCGTGGGCTCCGGCCTCCCGGGCTTCGGCGTGGCGGGCGCGGCGCGGAACGGCTcctcggcggcggcggcggcggcggcggcggcggcggccgccctCGTCTCGGACTCGTTCAGCTGCGGCGGGTCGCCGGGATCCAGCGCCTTCTCCCTCACCTCCAGCAGCGCGGCGGCCGCCAGTTCGCCCTTCGCCAACGACTACTCCGTCTTCCAGGCGCCGGGCAGCGCcggtggcggcggcggaggcggaggcggcggcggcggggcggcagGACAGGAGGCGGCGGCGCACCAGCCCGTCTTCATCTCCAAGGTGCACACGTCGgtggaggggctgcagggcatCTACCCGCGGGTGGGCATGGCGCACCCCTACGAGTCCTGGTTCAAGCCCTCGCACCCGGGACTCGGCGCCGGGGAGGTAGGCTCAGCGGGCGCCTCCAGCTGGTGGGACGTGGGCGCCGGCTGGATCGACGTGCAGAGCCCCAACGGTGCGGCCGCGCTGCCCGGCTCGCTGCACCCGGCGGCCGGCGGACTCCAGACCTCGCTCCACTCGCCACTGGGCGGCTACAACTCGGATTACTCGGGCCTGGGCCACTCGGCCTTCAGCAGCGGCGCCTCCTCGCACCTCCTCAGCCCCGCCGGGCAGCATCTCATGGACGGATTTAAGCCGGTGCTGCCCGGCTCGTACCCGGACTCGGCCCCCTCGCCGCTGGCCGGCGCGGGGGGCTCCATGCTGGGCGGTGGTCCTGCCGCGCCGCTGGCCGCTTCCCCGCGCTCCTCCGCCCGGCGCTACTCGGGCCGCGCCACCTGCGACTGCCCCAACTGCCAGGAGGCCGAGCGGCTGGGGCCGGCGGGGGCCAGCCTGCGCCGCAAGGGGCTGCACAGCTGCCACATCCCCGGCTGCGGCAAGGTGTACGGCAAGACCTCGCACCTGAAGGCGCACCTGCGCTGGCACACGGGCGAGCGGCCCTTCGTCTGCAACTGGCTCTTCTGCGGCAAGCGTTTCACCCGCTCCGACGAGCTGCAGCGGCACCTGCGGACCCACACGGGCGAGAAGCGCTTCGCCTGCCCCGTCTGCAACAAGCGCTTCATGCGCAGCGACCACCTCAGCAAGCACGTCAAGACCCACAGCGGCCCCGGAGGCACCGGGGgtcccggcggcggcggccccggcggcggccccggccccggcggcAAGAAGGGCAGCGACACCGACAGCGAGCACAGCGCGGCCGGCAGCCCGCCCTGCCACTCCCCGGAGTTGCTGCCGCCCCCCGAGCCCGGCCACCGCAACGGCCTGGAGTGA